The following DNA comes from Vibrio gigantis.
GCGGCCTGTTTATCTAACACTCGCTAATGATTGAACATTAAAAAGGAAGCTTCGGCTTCCTTTTTTGTTTTCTACCCAATGTGATATTTGATACACGTCAAATATCCATTATAAACTTTAAAAATCGCCCAAAAATAAAGTTTGAATAAAATTCCAAGGTTATTCAAACCAACTAGAAACAACACCTATCAAATCAATCCCCCCTCGCTTTTCTTTAATCCATATCGAATATTAATCCAAGCTAACTAACCAAAAAACCTTGCTGTTTTCATGCCATTTTTCAGCCCATTCATTGGCGATTATTTTTGTGAACAGCACCAAACTTAAATACTGAAGTAAGGAATAAAATAACCGCAGCTAAAATAAATCCAACTTCATTTAGATTGGTAAATATAAAAATAACCTTAATTTAAAGTCAGCAACTTTTATCGTTGGTCACTTTATAATAGTCAATGTGTTTACAATCTATAAATCATTAGTCGCTAATTCACATCACTTTTATTTAAGATGATGTAAGGAGATAGCCATGACAACTCAGACAATACCAAGCGAGACAAAAAAGGGCGGCTTCTTTGCCAATTTTAAATTCCCTTCTGCTTATACCATTCTATTTATTCTAATTGCGTTCGTCGCGCTCCTTACCTGGATTGTTCCAGCAGGACAATACGACCGAGCAATGAATGAGGAGCTAGGTCGAGAAGTACCTGTAACAGGTACTTATCAAGCGGTAGAGGGTAACCCTCAAGGTGTAATTGACGTACTACTAGCGCCTATTGACGGCTTCTACGACCACAATAGCTATGAAGCTGCGGCAATAGACGTTTCACTGTTCATCTTAATCATTGGTGGCTTCTTAGGACTCGTCACCAAGACGGGAGCGATTGATGCCGGTATCGAACGCGTCACCGCCCGCTTAGAAGGGCGAGAAGAGTTGATGATACCAATACTGATGGCACTATTTGCCGCGGGCGGTACTGTCTACGGCATGGCAGAAGAATCACTGCCCTTCTACACCCTATTAGTACCTGTGATGATGGCTGCTCGTTTTGACCCTCTGGTGGCTGCCGCAACCGTACTGCTTGGCGCAGGCATAGGGGTGCTAGGCTCAACCATTAACCCGTTCGCAACGGTTATCGCTGCTAACGCCTCTGGTATTCCATTTACCGACGGTATCGCGCTGCGTGTTGGTATGCTAATTATTGGCTGGGGTATCTGTGTCGCCTACGTCATGCGTTACGCAAGAATGGTGCAAGCCGATCCAAGCAAATCGATTGTGTATGACAAATACGAAGAGAACAAAGCGCACTTCCTTGGCAACGCAAGTGGCGAAAAACTTGAATTCACCGCAACTCGTAAGCTAATTCTGACTATTTTTGGTGGCTCATTCGCGGTAATGATTTACGGTGTTTCCGTTGCTGGATGGTGGATGGCAGAGATCTCTGCAATGTTCTTAGCTGCGACCATCATCGTTGGTATAGTGTCTCGCATGAGCGAAGAAGAGTTTACGTCAAGCTTCATTGATGGTGCTCGTGACCTACTGGGCGTGGCGCTTATTATAGGCATCGCACGTGGCATTGTGGTGGTGATGGACCGCGGTATGATCACAGACACCATCCTCTTCTCTGCAGAGCAGATGGTCACCGGGTTGTCTTCGGTTATCTTTATTAACGTGATGTTCTTCTTAGAAATTCTATTGTCATTTTTAGTGCCATCAACGTCTGGTTTAGCGGTATTGACCATGCCAATCATGGCGCCATTGGCCGACTTTGCTGGTGTAGGTCGTGACCTTGTTATCACTGCTTACCAATCAGCCTCTGGCTTGGTGAACTTAATCACACCGACCTCTGCGGTAGTAATGGGTGGCTTGGCGATTGCTCGTGTCCCTTACGTACGCTGGGTTAAATGGGTTATGCCATTAATCGGTATCTTGATGGTGTTCTGCATCATTGTACTGAGTATTGGTGCGCTTATCTAAAACCAGCACACCTCACTTTCTCACACAAAGCCGCT
Coding sequences within:
- a CDS encoding YfcC family protein is translated as MTTQTIPSETKKGGFFANFKFPSAYTILFILIAFVALLTWIVPAGQYDRAMNEELGREVPVTGTYQAVEGNPQGVIDVLLAPIDGFYDHNSYEAAAIDVSLFILIIGGFLGLVTKTGAIDAGIERVTARLEGREELMIPILMALFAAGGTVYGMAEESLPFYTLLVPVMMAARFDPLVAAATVLLGAGIGVLGSTINPFATVIAANASGIPFTDGIALRVGMLIIGWGICVAYVMRYARMVQADPSKSIVYDKYEENKAHFLGNASGEKLEFTATRKLILTIFGGSFAVMIYGVSVAGWWMAEISAMFLAATIIVGIVSRMSEEEFTSSFIDGARDLLGVALIIGIARGIVVVMDRGMITDTILFSAEQMVTGLSSVIFINVMFFLEILLSFLVPSTSGLAVLTMPIMAPLADFAGVGRDLVITAYQSASGLVNLITPTSAVVMGGLAIARVPYVRWVKWVMPLIGILMVFCIIVLSIGALI